The nucleotide sequence CGCGCGCCGCGGGGTCGCGCACGATGCCGCCTTTGCCGACGGCTTCGCGGCCCGCCTCGAACTGCGGCTTCACCAGCACGACCAGCTCGAGCTCCGCCGCGCCGAGCGCAAGAACCGTACGGACCACCGCGGGGAGCACGAGTGTAGCAGAGATAAAAGAGACGTCCATCGCGACGAAACTCACCGGAGCGTCCGCCAACGGCGCGACTTGCTCGACGGTGAGATGGCGCGCGTTCGTCCGCTCCAGCAGTCGCACCCGGGGATCATTCCGCAGCGTGGCATCGATCTGACCGTAGCCGGTATCGACGGCAATCGCGCGCGCCGCGCCGGCTTGCAGCATCGCGTCGGTGAAGCCGCCGGTCGACGCGCCGACGTCCATGCACGTGCGGCCGCTCAGGTCGATCTGCCAGTGCTCCAGCGCGCGCTCCAGCTTCAGGCCGCCGCGGCTTACATACTTCAGGTCTTCGCCCAGCAGTCGGATGGCCGCGCCTTCCGCCACCGGCGCGCCCGCTTTCTCGATCTTCTGGCCGTCCACCAGCACCTTGCCGGCGAGGATGAGCGCCTGCGCGCGCTCGCGGCTGGGCGCCAGCCCGCGCTCCACCAAGACTTTGTCGAGACGTTGTTTCACCATCCGTGATTACCCGGCCTGCAACCCTGACGACATCCTCCGCCAACGGCGCGCTCCTCATCCACAGCCTGAGTTTCGCCGGCGATGACCACAGCAGAGTGCAAAGTGCTATTTCTCGCGTGTTTGCTGTCGCGCGCGCTGGTTGCTGCCCTGTTATCCACAGAATTATCCACAGCACTGTGGACGCCTGCATCTTCCCACCTTAGACCTTTGAGCTTCGTGCCTTGTTGACTAGAGAGGCACACTGCCACTCTGGTCTGCGCTACAATTGGGGGTTTCCGAGGCAAAAGCTATGGCTACTAAGACGAAGGACCGCTCCGCGCCTGCGGCCCCGAGCCAATCCAAGGCGGAAAAGCCGGGGCAGGCCGCGCGTCCGCAGGGCAACGGCGCGTCGCCGATGAGCCCCGAGATCCTGAAGCGGCTGTACTACTACATGCTGAAGTGCCGCCTGGTGGAAGAGCGCGCGCGCACGCTGTTCAAGCAGGGCAAGTTCGCCGGCAACTACTACGCCGCGGTCGGACAGGAAGCCACCGAGGTCGGGGCCACCATCGACCTGGAAAAAGACGACTACATCGCGCCCTCGCACCGCAATTTCGTGACCAACATCATGAAGGGCACGCCGCTGGAGAAGATGTTCGCCCAGCTGTACGCGCGCAAGACCTCGCCCGACCAGGGACGCTCCAGTCCGGCGCACTGCGGCAACGCCGAGACCAACGTCATCACGCCGGCTTCGACCATCGCCGCGCAGCTCAACATCGGCACCGGGGTGGCGCTGGCCTACAAGCTCCAGAAGAAGCCGAACATCGTGGTCGCGCTCTCCGGCGACGGCTCCACCTCGCTGGGCTTCTGGCACGAAGCGCTGAACTTCGCCGGCGTGCACAAGCTGCCCATCGTCTACATCTGCGAGAACAACCGCTGGGCCGAGTCGGTGAGCGTGAAGCTGCAGACCGCG is from Terriglobales bacterium and encodes:
- a CDS encoding TlyA family RNA methyltransferase encodes the protein MVKQRLDKVLVERGLAPSRERAQALILAGKVLVDGQKIEKAGAPVAEGAAIRLLGEDLKYVSRGGLKLERALEHWQIDLSGRTCMDVGASTGGFTDAMLQAGAARAIAVDTGYGQIDATLRNDPRVRLLERTNARHLTVEQVAPLADAPVSFVAMDVSFISATLVLPAVVRTVLALGAAELELVVLVKPQFEAGREAVGKGGIVRDPAARAAAIKRVREAVEALGGTKLDVIDSPITGAEGNQEFLLHAVYSAI
- a CDS encoding thiamine pyrophosphate-dependent dehydrogenase E1 component subunit alpha, coding for MATKTKDRSAPAAPSQSKAEKPGQAARPQGNGASPMSPEILKRLYYYMLKCRLVEERARTLFKQGKFAGNYYAAVGQEATEVGATIDLEKDDYIAPSHRNFVTNIMKGTPLEKMFAQLYARKTSPDQGRSSPAHCGNAETNVITPASTIAAQLNIGTGVALAYKLQKKPNIVVALSGDGSTSLGFWHEALNFAGVHKLPIVYICENNRWAESVSVKLQTAVEDISVKAQGYGFPGITVDGNDVVAVYRVAREAIRRAREGNGPTLIECKTYRWYGHSEIDPAKYRQPEEVEAWKAKDPIPAMERYLQGQKLWSDQWKEKITGEINAEIEKAVQFAEQSPYPEPEEALDHVYSFSIRERELNRKPWSFRGSVSSPAND